The Vitis riparia cultivar Riparia Gloire de Montpellier isolate 1030 chromosome 3, EGFV_Vit.rip_1.0, whole genome shotgun sequence genome segment GGTCTTCCCATGTTTGTGGAAGCAATCCATAATTCCAATTTATGTTGTAGCTGAGACAGATAGAAAAtgaattagaaagtaattttaaggaatgaaattttcaattagatcTCGTGATCATTTGATCACAAACACATAAAGAAATACAATATTGTATGAGGAAATTGGAGCAAAAACAAGTGAAATTTCAATAGAGCAGGCCTACATCAAGGGTGGGTATTGAGACCCTATCGTTATGCCATATATTTCTCATAAATGACATAATTTTAGTTGAGTGAGAAGAATAGTGGTCAATTCTTAGTCAAGACTATGGATTCATGTTTTAGATTAATGTAAATATTATGAATGTGTAGAATATTATTACTATATTAATGAAATGGATGACCCTTAAGGGATGAGGAGTCCTATTTTTCTTTGActtgaatattttgtttattgggTGATTCATGTACACCTGTGGTGTACCTGTGTTGTGCTCCCTATTTTAGGTGCTTATAGAATAAACTTTTGTTTACCTATTAGAAAAAGTAAGAACAGATAAAGCCAGTTAAAGTGTTTCATGCTGTTACGTTGGGAAGTTTTTCCCCTAACTTCTCAAAGTTATCAGGTTAACTGACAAACATGCTGTCTACACAGCCTAACATTTTTCCTTAACCTCCACAACCTCAGTTAATTAGGATTTATAGTGGTGATCTAAAGGCTGCAGCCTACAAATAACAGGttaaatatttagttatttctCAAGCAGGATATTTATCATGCCTATTGTCTTCAGCCAGTTGCATAAATGAATAAATCTAGGGCACAGTCATATGAGGgacaaaaagaacaaaagtaATGCAGAGAAAACTCAACTATCCTGACTATTGAATCCAAAATGCTACTCTTATTTAAAGGCCTCAAAAAGAGGCCCTTTCTTTAGGGACAGAAGAACTGATGATGGAAGGGAATCTGGAAATGAACATATCAAAAGCAGGTCAGAGGTATCTTGCGATATGCTCATTCGATGAACAGGATCTTTCACATATCTAGAGACATGGCCCATATGGGAGGTTCATCCTTGTGGAGCTCTACATCACCAAAGAAAGAGACAGACATGTTGGCAAAGAGGGAAGCTAGAACTCCTGTCTCTTTCTTAGGGAGATTCTATTCCAAACAATCCTTGGGAGGGTATGCATTCTGCATATGCTCTTTGGGCTTTGTTCTGTTTtcctgttttattttttgtgaaggATCTCTCATGTTCTACATCCTTTTTGTCTCGCCTAATAATACCTTTCAGTTTTCagtttcaggaaaaaaaaaaatagagaacacTATTGTAGACTGTGAATCAGCAGCATATGGTAGAAAAATCATGGTCACTTGATTAGATGATTGCTAGAAGATGTAGCTATGTCATTAACATGGATCAATTCCTTCCCAAAAGTTCCATATAGGAACTAGCTATTTCAAATCCCACCACATGCCTATTTCCACATATACCACCATATTTGGTAGACCAATTGCACATTTTCACTAAACAGCTAACCTTAGATATCATTGCATTTGAATGATGATAACTAAAACAAACACCtaaatatgaacaaataaaaactCTGCAAAAATATAACGTGAAACAGCAAATCTTACGGATAGTATCGAAGCTTTCCCTTTTTTGTATCCTGCTTTATTGGAGTGTATGGCTCATCAGTTGCAACCTCCATCTTTGCACTTGATTCTTTGGGTATTTCCGCAATAAAATTGAAAACGCCATCACCCAAGTGCAGTGGTAGATCATGCCAAGGGGAAAcctttattgtaaaaaaattgttaagcattgtgagggaaaaaaatcttttttgtGATTAGACTACTGAAACTTAGTGTTTAATGAAACAGATCAATCTTAGTTCAAATGCAACAAGCTTCTAGTTTAACTTGCTAAATAAGGATTTTTGTGTGTACTTTAGTCCATTAACATCTTTgaattttgttaagaaaaatctCTTGAAGCTGTAGAAGATTATTTGGAAGAATAATCCTCTTCTACAATTTGAGTTACGAAGATAGtgttttttgttaaaatgatCATCTATGTTCCATTGCAACTaatccaacattttttttcaataggcaaataaagagaatatattaaaagcaccaaCAGAGCTAGCTAACCAGAGTACACAGGACAATTCTAACATTTGATCTCTAGGATATGATTAGTCAAGTTTTTTactcatacatatatattcCTAATGTAGGATTTCATAAGCACTTGTAATTATATCAATACTCTTTTTGGTGGAATGTAACAAATTGATTACGATACTAATTTTGAGTCAAACATAGAGATAGCCTTTTTAGAAGATGGAAAATAAACAGGGTGAATGACAACTGGTCTCTCAGTAGCTTACATGGCAAATTTAGTGATCTTAATGTCAGCTTGACCCTAATCCTATATAAGGAGTAGGATAAGTTCACAAATTATATGAAGAGAGTAGTTGGACAAAAGCTAATGAAAGATgctgaaaaacaaacaaacaactcATGAGATTGAACACTTAGGACCAAATTTACTGCTATTATAGTTGGAAACTTTCAAGAAACTACTCATCTAAAGAAATAAGGAAGATCGATAGCTCCATGGAGGAATAGCTTGTAAAATTTCTTCACATTCCatgagatgattttttttgtcaatagcAAATATAGAAAACTTACTGCCAGGTttaagtcccaatggggacaaaaacttacctatcaaaagaataaataaaaaaattactaccaaaGAGCTTAGCAAAATGGGGATGATACACATTCACTATCTATGAGATAATGCAAGGAATCACAATGTCGATATTTTATTCTATCATTCAACCAAGTCCATTAGCTGTTCACCAAGTGATGAGAGCACTCATGAAATTAGAAGATGGCACTTTAGCCCAAACAGATGGATCAAAAGTCATTccataaatgagaataaaagtGGATTTTGGCCTAGCTTCAAgaacaaaatttgattttttggtcCAACACTAAAAGATTGCATTTTGTGAACCACAGTTCAAATCATCCATAGATCTAGTTACATTTATGTTAGAATTGTATTGTTGCAGGCCACACCTCTCTATGAAAGTTCCAAACTATAGACATGACAAAGTACAAAGAACCATATTCTGATCATCAAACAACTAACAGACATAACCAAATAGGTAACAAATATCAGTCGGTTCTGTTGACGAGAGAACAACCAAACTGAggaaaagttttttttctttgatgggtaaatgaagtttgtatcaatataaaaaagtaCACATGACATAAACAATACAATCAAAGGGAAACAAGGCTTAGTCAAAAACCAGCAACCGCATCCTACCAATAGCCTAAACGACTCAGTTGAGTGGAGGGCCTAGAGGCATTTGTATTCTCATGACAATCCTAgatatcaaaattttcctttcctcATTTTCCCACAGACCTTAAACAGCGGTTTGGTTGCCAAtaaaatggaggaaaagaaaattcagaaTCTCGTTATTTGTCACTTGCCAGGCATGAACAGATAAAagcaaattaaatcataaaaaagttccggattcaaaatttaaatttctttcattttcatacatttttcagaaaataaaattaaataaataaaaaattatttaaaaaaaaaaaaaaaactaaactaaactaaacattaaAATGGAACATCAACGGAGAAACAGTACTGCATCTCCTTCACCAAACAAATCCAATACTTcatcttttgtttatttctaccacactttctagccaaccaaactggGCAAAAGAGAGAgcctttacaacattatgtcagaaaattaaaaacacactAAAATGGAAAACGATCGAAGACAAAAGAAGCAATGCATCTATTCAACCAAACCAATCAAACACTCGATTTTACTTTCCTATACTTTCTAGGCaaccaaacaaatgaaaacacaGGGATAAAGCAAGCGAATAACCGTTTTTCCAGACGAATCAAGGAAGAAGACTCTGTAGTCAAGAGTTTCAGGCTGTCCTTGCTCTTTGACGTGGAGCTGAGGGTTGTGGAGAGCCCTGCAAGTGAATAGCCTTTTTGAGACTGACAGTGAGACTCCATTGTTGCAGCGTAGACTGCGAACTTGAGATATCCGGTTCAAGGAGAGGAACGGATTGGCGATGACGGCGAGTCGCGCGGCGGCCATGGCTGGACCGGCGAAGAAATGGTGAGTTCTGAATCCTGATAGGCTCCGGCAGTGGTTACAGGGTGAAGTAAAGGAGGGATTCTGATAAGAGGGCAGCCAAATGAATCTGGTCGCCTTTCTAGTCCGAGTCTGCTgtcatcttattttatttattttattccatttttatttttatataacaacTTTATGGCTGGTGGATGACAAAGCTTCCAGACCTACATTCTTAGGAAAATATCCATGGGCTTTGGgtcgaaaacaatttttgaaaaatggtttttaaaaacaattttttaaaaatggtatttaaaaataatttttaaaataattttttgattttaataaaacgAAAGttgaaatagtttttgaaaataactttaaaaacaaaagtatgttttgaaacctaaaatatttttaacatatttttaatatttttaaatatattttaaaacctaatattttatttttaattgttctacatatttatataaatatttcttaaaataaccgtataaaaataagtgaaaataactaaaagatattatttaaaaatattatattttcaatttttaaaaatagaaaatagaaaacagtttttaaagggcctttgtaatttaattttatttatttttatttaaagttatatttggtttatgaaaaatttaaaagaaaaaaaaaactaaaaaaaaatcttttatttgttgataatataaaaataaaaaataaagaaaaaaatctcctCCTCATTTTTATTCCTcaataatttatctttttttttccattatttttcatagattactaaactaaaatatatatataattttttaccttcccatttcatttattttttttctattttttctttcaaactttctataaatcaaacatagcattaaaaggaaaaaaaaaatctttagttgctttttgtgGTTTTTGTCAAATTTTTGGGTGGGGGTGATATGCTATTTTATGGTATTTGTTTGTAGTAGAATTAtcgattttttaaaataaagccaatataaaaatgttttaattataaatttaaagtacCTTTGGTACTGGTTTTATGAATTGTTTCTAATCTTTCTagcatttaatttttattttattttttaagtattaaaaatgttataaacacttcataaaatcattgtCGAATGTACTTTTAGAatgcatttgacaataattctaagaagtatttataacatttttaaaagttaaaaacactttttagaattcTTGTCAAATGCATTCTTATAATCAAAAGTATTATGAATTTAAGGATGTGTTTGGCAACAGTTTTATGttcttcataataaaaaaaaaccatgaaaatacATTTGGCAACCATAAActatttcctattttctattgttaagaacaaaaaataaagtgtttacAGATAAcacattttaattgttttttatttttttatgagggttgttttagaaaataattgtacaagcatgtataatgattaaaaaaataaagcactagctattaaagtcatttttaaaacatatttaaaaaatattaaaaacaagttaaaatcattttaagttctcaaatagacttttgttttacaaaacattgaaaaacagtttttaaaaattattttctagaactgttttaaaaaataattaccaaattgggttagtttttatatttattattattcctttattttggttttattgtTATTCAagtgtcttttcttttcttgcacCCCCAAATGCctattccttattattatttgatggATA includes the following:
- the LOC117911355 gene encoding soluble inorganic pyrophosphatase 6, chloroplastic-like, with protein sequence MAAARLAVIANPFLSLNRISQVRSLRCNNGVSLSVSKRLFTCRALHNPQLHVKEQGQPETLDYRVFFLDSSGKTVSPWHDLPLHLGDGVFNFIAEIPKESSAKMEVATDEPYTPIKQDTKKGKLRYYPYNINWNYGLLPQTWEDPSLANSEVEGAFGDNDPVDVVEIGESRAKIGQILRVKPLGALAMIDEGELDWKIVAISLDDPRASLVNDVDDVEKHFPGTLTAIRDWFRDYKIPDGKPANKFGLGNKAANKDYALKVINETNESWAKLVKRSIPAGELSLV